A stretch of Endozoicomonas sp. SCSIO W0465 DNA encodes these proteins:
- the purB gene encoding adenylosuccinate lyase — translation MELNALTAVSPIDGRYGDKTQSLRTIFSEYGLIRFRVAVEVRWLQSLANHSAISEVPALSEQASQLLDSLVSGFSMAEAERVKEIERTTNHDVKAVEYLIKERFQGNDELSTISEFVHFACTSEDINNLSHGLMLKTGMEEVVLPEMRNIISAIEQLARTHADQPMLSRTHGQTASPTTLGKEMANVAYRLKRQLAQIESVVPMGKINGAVGNYNAHLSAYPEVNWAEHAEQFVTSLGLAWNPYTTQIEPHDYIAELYDAICRFNTILIDFDRDVWGYISLGYFKQKTVASEVGSSTMPHKVNPIDFENSEGNLGIANAIMQHLATKLPVSRWQRDLTDSTVLRNMGVGLGQSLIAYAATLKGIGKLEASPARLEHDLDNAWEVLAEPIQTVMRRYGIEQPYEKLKALTRGQEGITKVTLATFIDGLELPAKVKTDLKALTPATYVGNAVEQALAI, via the coding sequence ATGGAGCTGAATGCACTGACCGCCGTCTCTCCCATTGATGGCCGTTATGGTGATAAGACCCAATCCCTCAGAACCATTTTCAGTGAATATGGACTGATCCGCTTTCGGGTTGCGGTGGAGGTTCGCTGGCTGCAATCCCTGGCTAACCACTCTGCTATTTCCGAGGTTCCGGCACTTTCTGAACAAGCCAGCCAGCTGCTGGATAGTTTGGTCAGTGGTTTCTCCATGGCAGAAGCTGAGCGGGTGAAAGAGATTGAACGCACCACCAACCACGATGTTAAAGCGGTGGAATACCTGATCAAGGAGCGCTTTCAGGGGAATGATGAGCTCTCGACAATCAGTGAGTTTGTCCATTTTGCCTGCACATCGGAAGATATTAATAACCTCTCCCATGGCCTGATGCTGAAAACTGGCATGGAAGAGGTCGTATTGCCTGAGATGCGTAACATCATCTCGGCCATTGAACAGCTGGCCAGGACTCATGCCGACCAGCCCATGCTATCCAGAACCCATGGCCAGACCGCCTCTCCTACCACTCTTGGTAAAGAGATGGCTAATGTGGCTTACCGACTGAAACGTCAGCTGGCACAGATTGAAAGCGTTGTCCCCATGGGGAAAATCAATGGTGCTGTCGGTAACTACAATGCCCATCTGTCGGCCTACCCGGAAGTGAACTGGGCTGAACATGCCGAACAGTTTGTCACCAGCCTGGGCCTGGCATGGAACCCCTACACAACCCAAATCGAACCTCACGACTACATTGCCGAGCTTTATGATGCCATCTGCCGCTTCAACACTATTCTGATCGACTTTGACCGGGATGTCTGGGGCTATATCTCTCTGGGGTATTTCAAGCAGAAGACGGTTGCCAGTGAGGTAGGCTCTTCAACCATGCCCCACAAAGTCAACCCGATTGATTTTGAAAACTCGGAAGGCAACCTGGGCATCGCCAATGCTATTATGCAGCACCTTGCCACCAAACTGCCGGTTTCCCGCTGGCAACGGGACCTGACAGACTCTACGGTACTGCGCAATATGGGCGTTGGCCTGGGGCAGAGTCTGATTGCCTATGCCGCAACTCTGAAGGGCATTGGCAAGCTGGAAGCTTCCCCTGCCCGTCTTGAGCATGACCTTGATAATGCATGGGAAGTACTGGCAGAGCCAATTCAGACCGTCATGCGCCGCTATGGTATCGAACAGCCATACGAAAAGCTCAAGGCACTGACCCGTGGTCAGGAAGGCATTACCAAAGTGACTCTGGCAACATTCATTGACGGTCTGGAACTTCCTGCCAAGGTGAAGACCGACCTGAAAGCGCTGACACCAGCCACCTATGTTGGTAATGCGGTAGAACAGGCCCTGGCCATTTAA
- a CDS encoding MFS transporter, with amino-acid sequence MLRDRNLGISCLIVSCFAVGTFGVLQLQPMLLQELLNYPVETSGFIMAPRGIASAVVLIMAAPLMDKLDNRIMIFVGLVLNAIGVWQMSRYSLEIDPFWIILPSLIQGAGLGLVFAPLSKMAFSTLRPELIPGGTAMFNLCRTIGSSIGIAVINTYFSYVKQLEWQSLGGALSLDNKLLQDYAAVKSEAITNTKFLEQIAALLKQQSTMLAFVYCFMLMVFIYLTLMLLLPLLREKTKSSTS; translated from the coding sequence ATGCTAAGGGACCGGAACCTGGGGATTTCATGCCTGATCGTCAGCTGTTTTGCTGTTGGTACCTTTGGCGTACTACAGCTGCAACCCATGCTGCTTCAGGAGCTCCTGAATTATCCGGTGGAAACTTCCGGCTTTATTATGGCCCCCAGAGGTATTGCATCAGCAGTGGTTCTGATTATGGCTGCTCCTTTAATGGATAAGCTGGATAACCGGATTATGATATTTGTCGGTCTTGTGCTTAACGCCATTGGCGTCTGGCAAATGAGCCGATACTCCCTGGAAATTGATCCGTTCTGGATTATCCTGCCTTCTTTGATTCAGGGGGCCGGGCTGGGCCTGGTTTTTGCGCCATTGTCAAAGATGGCATTCTCGACACTCAGGCCAGAACTTATTCCCGGTGGTACCGCAATGTTTAACCTTTGCCGAACCATAGGTTCTTCAATTGGTATCGCCGTCATCAATACCTACTTCAGTTATGTGAAGCAGTTGGAGTGGCAGAGTCTGGGAGGAGCTTTGTCATTGGATAACAAGCTGTTACAAGATTATGCTGCGGTAAAGAGTGAAGCAATAACAAATACCAAATTTCTCGAACAGATTGCTGCCCTGCTCAAGCAGCAATCGACGATGCTGGCGTTTGTCTATTGCTTTATGCTTATGGTCTTTATCTATCTGACACTAATGCTGCTGCTGCCACTTCTCCGGGAAAAAACCAAAAGCAGTACATCATAA
- a CDS encoding MFS transporter, whose translation MKNSVSRQAVTITIIISSLMVIIDTTVANVALPDMMGSLGATSNQITWVLTSFTMAEAICIPLAGFLTLRFGERQLLLYSIGGFVVMSAFCGQADSLMEMVFFRIFQGIFGASVIPMSQSILMQVYPREERGRAMALFSIGVMVGPVLGPVIGGILTEHLNWRWVFYINLPVGIVCLFLIFKNILISNRGKTSIDWLLIFNMALGIGLLQMVLSQGNEKTGSVRISSCFLPLPVCFLLLPLFSALFTPRERLHRYGC comes from the coding sequence ATGAAAAATAGTGTTAGCCGGCAGGCGGTCACCATCACTATTATCATTTCCTCGCTGATGGTCATTATTGATACGACGGTAGCGAATGTTGCACTACCTGACATGATGGGATCCCTGGGAGCGACCTCAAATCAGATTACCTGGGTATTGACCAGTTTCACCATGGCGGAAGCCATCTGCATTCCTCTGGCGGGTTTTCTGACTCTGCGCTTTGGTGAGCGTCAATTACTGCTGTATTCCATTGGTGGGTTTGTGGTGATGTCTGCATTTTGTGGTCAGGCTGATTCACTGATGGAGATGGTGTTCTTCAGGATATTTCAGGGAATATTCGGTGCTTCTGTTATTCCGATGAGCCAGTCAATTCTTATGCAGGTCTATCCCAGGGAAGAGCGTGGACGTGCCATGGCTTTATTCTCCATTGGGGTTATGGTAGGGCCGGTTCTTGGTCCGGTGATTGGTGGAATTCTTACAGAACATCTGAACTGGCGCTGGGTTTTTTATATTAATCTGCCAGTTGGCATTGTCTGTCTATTTCTTATATTCAAAAACATACTGATCAGTAACCGTGGCAAAACTTCCATCGACTGGCTGCTGATTTTCAACATGGCCCTGGGTATTGGCCTTTTGCAAATGGTGCTTTCCCAGGGTAACGAAAAAACTGGTTCAGTTCGAATTTCATCCTGTTTTCTACCATTGCCAGTGTGCTTTTTATTATTGCCTTTGTTTTCCGCTCTTTTCACACCAAGGGAGAGATTGCACCGTTATGGATGCTAA
- a CDS encoding HlyD family secretion protein, whose amino-acid sequence MDIVSSHSVRNWIITVAVLLILLIAGYFYIEYQKKYPNTNDAYVHGNIIYIAPQVGGRVSIVNVDNYEYVHAGEMLIQIDPASYEAQLNKAKAAYQVATEENEADSEGILAASSNISTAAAKLRKVQLNFRRTMTLVAEGVLPEEEADTARAALITAQDALASARAFMAQLVAEQGAEGEEAPAVQEAAATLMLATLNLSYTNISAPADGELGKVNIHPGSVVNEGQALMPLVVAESYWVQANFKEDDLGRIQPGMSASVELDMYPDSTFTGTVESISPASGSAFSLLPPENATGNWVKITQRFPVNIRLKDADNQRGKEPLRVGASATVTVDTVVTANEPSHEK is encoded by the coding sequence ATGGATATCGTATCCTCTCATTCAGTGCGAAACTGGATAATCACTGTTGCTGTTCTGTTGATTTTGCTGATCGCTGGCTATTTCTATATCGAATATCAGAAAAAATACCCGAACACCAATGATGCCTATGTTCATGGAAATATTATTTATATAGCGCCACAGGTTGGTGGTCGGGTTAGTATTGTCAATGTAGATAACTACGAGTATGTGCATGCGGGTGAGATGCTGATTCAGATTGATCCGGCGTCCTATGAGGCACAGCTCAATAAGGCAAAAGCTGCTTATCAGGTAGCGACAGAGGAAAACGAGGCTGACAGTGAGGGTATATTGGCAGCCAGCAGTAATATTTCCACTGCCGCAGCAAAACTGCGAAAAGTGCAATTAAACTTCAGACGTACCATGACACTGGTTGCTGAGGGTGTTCTCCCTGAGGAAGAGGCTGACACCGCCAGGGCCGCACTGATTACCGCACAGGATGCCCTGGCCAGTGCAAGGGCGTTTATGGCACAGCTGGTTGCTGAGCAGGGGGCTGAGGGTGAAGAGGCGCCAGCCGTTCAGGAAGCCGCCGCTACGTTAATGTTGGCCACCCTTAACCTGTCCTATACCAATATTTCCGCCCCTGCAGATGGAGAGCTGGGTAAAGTCAATATCCATCCGGGCAGTGTCGTAAATGAAGGGCAGGCCCTGATGCCATTGGTAGTTGCGGAAAGTTACTGGGTTCAGGCTAATTTCAAGGAGGATGATCTTGGCAGAATTCAGCCAGGCATGTCGGCCAGTGTTGAGCTGGATATGTATCCGGATAGCACGTTTACCGGCACCGTTGAGTCAATTTCACCGGCCAGTGGTTCTGCTTTTTCTCTACTCCCTCCCGAAAATGCCACCGGTAATTGGGTGAAAATTACTCAGCGCTTTCCGGTTAATATACGTTTGAAAGATGCTGATAATCAGCGGGGCAAAGAGCCACTTAGAGTAGGAGCCAGTGCCACGGTAACGGTGGATACCGTAGTCACTGCTAATGAGCCCTCCCATGAAAAATAG